AATACGAAATCTGCAGATAATATATCAGAAAATAACGACTTCTAAGTGTAAGCGTTATCAATATACAAGTTGACTTGAAATGCCGACATGACAATGTTTAAATGGAAAAGTCAGATATTTTTCGGAGAAGATAAAGATATTCACCGGGGAAAAAGTACGAAAACGAAGTTGTTGATACAGAGTATAAAGGAGCGTCAATCATGTCCAAAATTATTGCAATTAACGCAGGAAGCTCGTCTTTGAAATTTCAGCTTTTCGAAATGCCTTCAGAAACTGTTTTAACGAAGGGTTTAGTTGAACGAATTGGTATCGCCGATAGCGTATTCACGATTTCTGTAAACGGCGAAAAAAATACAGAAGTAACTGATATTCCGGATCATGCTGTAGCGGTTAAAATGCTGCTGAGTAAGCTAACGGAATTCGGCATTATTAAAGATTTAAATGAAATTGACGGAATTGGCCACCGTGTCGTTCACGGCGGAGAAAAATTCAGCGATTCTGTTTTATTAACGGATGAAACCATTCAGGAAATTGAAGATATTTCTGAATTGGCACCGCTTCACAACCCGGCAAATATCGTTGGAATTAAAGCGTTCAAAGAAGTGCTTCCAAATGTTCCTGCGGTTGCTGTTTTTGATACGGCATTCCACCAAACAATGCCTGAGCAGTCTTACCTGTACAGCCTGCCGTATGACTACTATGAAAAATTCGGCATCCGTAAATACGGCTTCCACGGCACTTCACATAAATATGTGACTGAGCGCGCGGCAGAGCTTCTCGGCCGTCCGTTAAAAGATTTACGCCTGATTTCCTGCCACCTTGGAAACGGCGCAAGTATCGCTGCTGTTGAAGGCGGAAAATCAATTGATACATCTATGGGCTTTACGCCGCTTGCCGGTGTTGCAATGGGTACACGCTCTGGAAACATCGACCCTGCCCTGATTCCATATATCATGGAGAAAACAGGCCAAACGGCTGACGAAGTACTGAATACACTAAACAAAAAAAGCGGCCTGCTCGGCATTTCCGGTTTCTCAAGCGATCTTCGTGACATCGTTGAAGCAACAAAAGAAGGAAATGAGCGCGCGGAAACGGCTCTTGAAGTCTTCGCAAGCAGAATCCACAAGTACATCGGTTCTTACGCTGCAAGAATGAGCGGTGTGGATGCGATCATCTTTACTGCCGGCATCGGTGAAAACAGCGTGGAAGTCAGAGAACGCGTTCTTCGCGGCTTAGAATTCATGGGCGTATACTGGGATACTGCGCTTAATAACGTACGCGGCGAGGAAGCTTTCATCAGCTATCCGCATTCTCCAGTAAAAGTCATGATCATTCCGACTGATGAAGAAGTCATGATTGCACGCGACGTTGTTCGTTTAGCAAAATAAATCGCATGAAAGCACATTCTCTTGAATGTGCTTTTTTGTTGATGCATCATAATCATAAAAACATAAAAGAGGTGGGCCAATGAGTGTTCAAACGCATAAACAAGAAGCTCCGGATATCGTTCGGTGCAAAGTGATCACAGTCAGTGACACGAGAACGGAGGAAACCGATAAAAGCGGCAAGTCGATGATTTCGTTTTTAGAAGAAGCCGGTCACCACATTGCTGCATATGAAATTGTGAAAGACGAAAAGGACGCTTTGCAGCGGGCTGTGCTTGCGGGCTGTATGGATGAACAAATAGACGCGGTTCTCTTAAACGGAGGGACAGGCATAGCAAATCGGGACGTCACAATTGAAGCCATTACGCCGCTGTTTTCAAAAGAGCTGCCTGGCTTTGGAGAAATATTCAGGATGCTGAGTTATACAGAGGATATCGGCTCTGCCGCGATCATGTCGAGAGCCACTGCTGGCGTTATCCAGCATACAGCTGTTTTCTCAACCCCGGGCTCAAGCGGCGCGGTAAGGCTGGCCATGAATAAGCTGATTATTCCCGAACTGGCACATGTCGTCAGAGAAATCAGAAAAGACAAGTAAATGAATAAATAATAAGAAACTTCACCTGAAAATTAGGTGAAGTTTTTTTTATAAAAGGCTTGAAAAAACGAAACGTACTTGTTAAAGTGTATACATACAAAATGTATTTTTATTAAATATAATTTATTTTTATACAAAAAATGATACACGGTTGAGAGGGGATTTTTATCATGTCAGAACAGAAAAAAGTCGTATTAGCATACTCGGGAGGACTTGATACCTCCGTCGCAATAAAATGGCTTCAAGAGCAAGGATATAATGTGATTGCCTGCTGTCTGGACGTCGGTGAAGGCAAGGATTTGGCGTTTGTTCAACAGAAAGCGCTGGAAGTCGGCGCGACAAATTCCTACGTGATCGATGCAAAAGAAGAATTCGCACAGGACTACGCGCTTATCTCTTTGCAGGCCCATACAATGTATGAAGGGAAATATCCGCTCGTTTCGGCATTATCTCGGCCGCTGATTGCAAAAAAACTGGTTGAAATCGCGGAAAAGGAAGATGCACAGGCGATTGCGCACGGATGCACAGGGAAAGGAAATGACCAGGTTCGTTTCGAAGTCTCCATTAAGTCATTAAACCCTGATCTTGAAGTGATCGCGCCGGTTCGGGAATGGCAGTGGTCACGTGAAGAAGAAATTGAATATGCGGCAAGCCGCGGCATTCCGATTCCGATCAATCTTGACAGCCCATATTCTATTGATCAAAACCTCTGGGGCCGTGCGAATGAGTGCGGCATTTTAGAAGATCCATGGGCGGCGCCGCCTGAAGGCGCATACGATTTAACAGCTCCGCTGGAAAAAACCCCGGACACGCCGGAAGTGATTGAAATTGCGTTTGAACAAGGTGTTCCTGTATCAATTGACGGCGTATCCTACTCGCTTTCTGAATTGATTTTGAAGCTGAATGAAATGGCAGGCGCACACGGCGTCGGACGTATCGACCATGTGGAAAACCGCCTTGTCGGCATTAAATCCCGGGAAGTATACGAATGCCCTGGTGCGATGACACTCATCAAAGCGCATAAAGAACTGGAAGATTTAACACTGGTAAAAGAAGTAGCCCATTTTAAACCGATCATCGAGCAAAAAATGTCAGAAATCATTTACAACGGCTTATGGTTCTCACCGTTAAAAGACGCGCTGCACGCTTTCTTAAAAGAAACACAAAAGCATGTCACAGGCATTGTCCGCGTGAAGCTGTTTAAAGGCCATGCAATTGTAGAGGGACGCAAATCAGAATACTCTCTATATGACGAAAAACTCGCAACATATACAAAAGACGATGCGTTTGATCACCATGCGGCAATCGGGTTTATCGAGCTTTGGGGACTTCCTACAAAAGTGAACAGCATCGTGAAAAAGAAGGAGCAGATGAAAGCATGAAGAAGCTTTGGGGAGGCCGATTTCAAAAAACGCCGGAAAAATGGGTCGACGAGTTCGGCGCGTCTATATCATTTGACCGAAATTTAGTGACCGAAGACATTACAGGGTCTCTCGCACATGCTGCCATGCTGAAAAAATGCGGTATCCTGACAGCGGAAGAAGAGCTGAAAATCCGTGAGGGATTGAATACCCTTCTGCAAAAAGCAGAGGTAGGGGCATTGGAATTCTCAGTTGATTATGAGGATATTCATTTGAACATTGAGAAAATGCTTATTGACGAAATCGGCCCTCTCGGCGGCAAGCTGCATACCGGAAGAAGCCGAAATGATCAGGTGGCGACTGACATGCATTTATACTTAAAACATCATGTCAGCCACATTATTGAGCTGATTGAGGCGTTCCAAAGCGTATTGATTGAAAAGGCGGAAGCGAATGTTGAAACGATTCTGCCGGGTTACACACATCTGCAGCGCGCCCAGCCGATTTCATTCGCCCACCATTTGCTTGCGTATTTCTGGATGATGGAGCGCGACAAGGAGCGCTTCCAAGATTCAATGAAACGGATTAACAAATCTCCGCTCGGCTGCGGAGCGCTCGCAGGAACAACCTTCCCTATCGACCGTGACTATTCAGCAGAACTGCTCGGTTTTGATTCTATCTATGAAAACAGCCTGGACGGCGTCAGCGACAGAGATTTCATTTTAGAGTTTTTAAGCAACAGCAGTATGCTGATGATGCACCTATCCCGTTTCTCTGAAGAGATCATTCTATGGTGCTCTCAGGAGTTTAAATTCATTGAGCTTGACGATACGTACGCAACGGGAAGCAGCATGATGCCGCAAAAGAAAAACCCTGATATGGCAGAACTGATCCGCGGGAAAACAGGACGCGTATACGGTGATATGATGGGGCTGTTTACGATCATGAAAGGCCTTCCGCTCGCTTACAACAAAGACCTTCAAGAAGACAAAGAAGGCATGTTTGACACGGTGAAAACGGTCGAGGGCAGCCTGCAAATCTTCGCAGGCATGATCCAAACAATGACTGTAAACAAAGAGGTCATGAAGCAAGCGACAAAAAAAGACTTCTCAAATGCGACGGAACTGGCCGATTATTTAGCGAAAAAAGGAATGCCGTTCAGAGAAGCGCATGAAGTAGTCGGAAAACTTGTGTACACATGCATCGAAAAAGGGATCTATTTAAGCGATATGCCGTTTGCTGAATTTCAGCAGGCGAGCCCGCTCTTCGAAGACGATATTTACACTGTGTTAGACCCTTACCACGCAGTTGAAAAAAGAATGAGCGCCGGAGGCACCGGGTTCAAACAGGTGGAGCAGGCGCTAAAAAAAGCAAAAGCTTGCGTGGCAGCCGGAGTTTGTTAAAATTTCCTTCATAAAATCCCATCATTATAGCCAACCTATCTCTATAATGATGGGAGGCAGAAGAATGAAAAAAGAACCGGAACGCTATATTTATGATGAACAAGAAAGCCAGGAGACAACAAGACTCATTTCAGAAGCCTATCAAAGCGGTTATGTCGATATGCCTGATCAGGAGCCTTCATCTTCTGTGGAATAAGCTGTCTGTACAGGCAGCTTTTTTTGTATGTCAAAGTGTAAAAAGTGATATTGGAAGCCTTTTATAGTAAAGTAGAAGAAGAAACACTTTATTGAAAGCGGCGACGTTGCTTTGGGAGGTATTCATGTGCGACATGCTTTAATTACTGCCGGTTCGAAGGGGTTAGGCCGCAAAGTGACTGAGACGTTGCTTGCAAAGGGGTATTCAGTAACAGTCAATTACAGGCACGATGAGGAGGCTGTCAGCCGCCTGAAGGAATCATGTCCTGATTGTCTTGATCGGCTGCAATTTGTAAAAGGTGATGTCACCAAAAAAGAAGATCTGCTCCGTATTGCAGAGGCTGCCTTAAACCGCTTTGGAAGGATCGACTTTTTGATTAACAACGCGGGCCCATACATATTTGAACGTAAAAAGTTAGCCGATTATACTGATGATGAATGGTACGGGATGCTGGAAGGGAATTTAAGCGCCGTCTTTCATTTATTCAAAGCGGTTATTCCGGCCATGAGACAACAGCAGTTCGGACGCATTATCACGTACGGATTTCAAGGTGCGGCGCACGCTCCCGGCTGGCTTCACCGATCGGCTTTTGGCGCTGCGAAAGTGGGGTTGGCTTCTTTGACGAAGACCATTGCCATTGAAGAAGCTGAATTCGGCATAACAGCCAACATGGTTTGCCCGGGAGACATTGTCGGCGACATGAAGGAAGCGTCAATAGAGGAAGCCAGACAGCGAATCGGCAAAGAAAAAACGCCGATAGGAAGATCTGGCACAGGCGAGGATATCGCCCGGATTATCGCTTTCTTGTGTGAAGAGGACTCAGACCTAGTGACAGGGACTGTCATTGAAGCTACAGGGGGTCTCAATGTCATTAATAAGAATCAATCCACATAGGTTTTTCAATTTCTGAAAAAAGGAAAATGAAAATATCAAAATAATGTGACGAGGTGAAGGAAATGAAAGTGACATATCACGGACATTCTGTTATCACAGTGGAAACAAAGGGCCATCATATAATATTTGACCCGTTTTTGACAGGGAATTCGTTAACGGATCTAAAGCCGGAGGATGTAAAAGCAGATGTCATCTTATTGACGCATGGCCACAATGACCATGTCGGCGACACAGAACAAATTGCCAAGCAAAACAACGCGCTGGTTGTAGCTCCGAACGAGCTCGCTGTGTACTTAGGCTGGAAAGGCTTGAATGTTCATCCAATGCACATCGGCGGCTCCCGCCAGTTCGATTTTGGTAAAGTGAAGCTCACACAGGCCTTTCACGGATCAGCGATCACAGATGAAGAAAACAAAACGATCACTTATACAGGCATGCCAGCTGGTATTTTGCTGACGGTAGAAGATAAAACGATTTTCCACGCAGGCGATACGGCTCTTTTCTCCGATATGAAGCTGATTGGCGAATTGAATCATATTGATCTTGCCTTCCTGCCGATTGGCGATAACTTTACGATGGGGCCTGAAGACGCCAAGCTTGCCGCTGAATGGCTCCGGGCAAAACAGGTCGTGCCGGTTCATTACAATACATTCCCGGTTATCGAACAAGACCCTGAGGCATTTGCTGACAGCCTGCCGGGCGGAGTCGGTAAAGTCATGGCGGTTGGTGAGACGATCGAGCTATAACCGGCTGATCACATCTCCTGGTTCACCAGGGGGTGTTTTTTATTTTTCCCGCTCATTGCGCACGAATCCTCCGAGCCCTTATAATAAAAGCAGAAGACTGTCCTTAGAGGTGAAAGGCTTGGCAACGAAGCATGAACAAATTTTAACGTATATTGATTCACTGCCTGTCGGTGAAAAAATTTCTGTGCGAAGAATTGCAAAGGAAATGAAAGTAAGCGAAGGGACCGCGTACAGAGCGATCAAGGAAGCAGAGAATAAAGGATTTGTCAGCACGATTGAACGTGTGGGCACAATACGGATTGAGCAAAAGAAAAAAGAGAATATTGAAAAGCTTACCTATGCAGAGGTTGTAAATGTCATAGACGGACAGGTGCTCGGGGGCCGGGCCGGACTCCATAAAACATTAAATAAATTCGTTATCGGCGCGATGGAGCTGGACGCGATGATGCGTTACACCGCAGCGGGAAATCTTCTGATTGTCGGAAACAGAATCAACGCACACAGGCAGGCGCTTGAAGCGGGTGCGGCTGTACTGGTGACAGGCGGATTTAA
The Bacillus vallismortis genome window above contains:
- a CDS encoding SDR family oxidoreductase; its protein translation is MRHALITAGSKGLGRKVTETLLAKGYSVTVNYRHDEEAVSRLKESCPDCLDRLQFVKGDVTKKEDLLRIAEAALNRFGRIDFLINNAGPYIFERKKLADYTDDEWYGMLEGNLSAVFHLFKAVIPAMRQQQFGRIITYGFQGAAHAPGWLHRSAFGAAKVGLASLTKTIAIEEAEFGITANMVCPGDIVGDMKEASIEEARQRIGKEKTPIGRSGTGEDIARIIAFLCEEDSDLVTGTVIEATGGLNVINKNQST
- a CDS encoding acetate kinase; the encoded protein is MSKIIAINAGSSSLKFQLFEMPSETVLTKGLVERIGIADSVFTISVNGEKNTEVTDIPDHAVAVKMLLSKLTEFGIIKDLNEIDGIGHRVVHGGEKFSDSVLLTDETIQEIEDISELAPLHNPANIVGIKAFKEVLPNVPAVAVFDTAFHQTMPEQSYLYSLPYDYYEKFGIRKYGFHGTSHKYVTERAAELLGRPLKDLRLISCHLGNGASIAAVEGGKSIDTSMGFTPLAGVAMGTRSGNIDPALIPYIMEKTGQTADEVLNTLNKKSGLLGISGFSSDLRDIVEATKEGNERAETALEVFASRIHKYIGSYAARMSGVDAIIFTAGIGENSVEVRERVLRGLEFMGVYWDTALNNVRGEEAFISYPHSPVKVMIIPTDEEVMIARDVVRLAK
- a CDS encoding metal-dependent hydrolase — translated: MKVTYHGHSVITVETKGHHIIFDPFLTGNSLTDLKPEDVKADVILLTHGHNDHVGDTEQIAKQNNALVVAPNELAVYLGWKGLNVHPMHIGGSRQFDFGKVKLTQAFHGSAITDEENKTITYTGMPAGILLTVEDKTIFHAGDTALFSDMKLIGELNHIDLAFLPIGDNFTMGPEDAKLAAEWLRAKQVVPVHYNTFPVIEQDPEAFADSLPGGVGKVMAVGETIEL
- a CDS encoding MogA/MoaB family molybdenum cofactor biosynthesis protein, translated to MSVQTHKQEAPDIVRCKVITVSDTRTEETDKSGKSMISFLEEAGHHIAAYEIVKDEKDALQRAVLAGCMDEQIDAVLLNGGTGIANRDVTIEAITPLFSKELPGFGEIFRMLSYTEDIGSAAIMSRATAGVIQHTAVFSTPGSSGAVRLAMNKLIIPELAHVVREIRKDK
- the argH gene encoding argininosuccinate lyase; the protein is MKKLWGGRFQKTPEKWVDEFGASISFDRNLVTEDITGSLAHAAMLKKCGILTAEEELKIREGLNTLLQKAEVGALEFSVDYEDIHLNIEKMLIDEIGPLGGKLHTGRSRNDQVATDMHLYLKHHVSHIIELIEAFQSVLIEKAEANVETILPGYTHLQRAQPISFAHHLLAYFWMMERDKERFQDSMKRINKSPLGCGALAGTTFPIDRDYSAELLGFDSIYENSLDGVSDRDFILEFLSNSSMLMMHLSRFSEEIILWCSQEFKFIELDDTYATGSSMMPQKKNPDMAELIRGKTGRVYGDMMGLFTIMKGLPLAYNKDLQEDKEGMFDTVKTVEGSLQIFAGMIQTMTVNKEVMKQATKKDFSNATELADYLAKKGMPFREAHEVVGKLVYTCIEKGIYLSDMPFAEFQQASPLFEDDIYTVLDPYHAVEKRMSAGGTGFKQVEQALKKAKACVAAGVC
- a CDS encoding argininosuccinate synthase, with protein sequence MSEQKKVVLAYSGGLDTSVAIKWLQEQGYNVIACCLDVGEGKDLAFVQQKALEVGATNSYVIDAKEEFAQDYALISLQAHTMYEGKYPLVSALSRPLIAKKLVEIAEKEDAQAIAHGCTGKGNDQVRFEVSIKSLNPDLEVIAPVREWQWSREEEIEYAASRGIPIPINLDSPYSIDQNLWGRANECGILEDPWAAPPEGAYDLTAPLEKTPDTPEVIEIAFEQGVPVSIDGVSYSLSELILKLNEMAGAHGVGRIDHVENRLVGIKSREVYECPGAMTLIKAHKELEDLTLVKEVAHFKPIIEQKMSEIIYNGLWFSPLKDALHAFLKETQKHVTGIVRVKLFKGHAIVEGRKSEYSLYDEKLATYTKDDAFDHHAAIGFIELWGLPTKVNSIVKKKEQMKA